In the Mesorhizobium sp. WSM2240 genome, TCGGCGGCTTCGTCACGCCGGGCGACCGCGTCGATGTCGTGCTGACGCGCGACGCCGGCGCGATCAGCGAAGTCGAGAAGAATGCCAAGGGTGCAGCCGGCTCGACAATCACCACCGAGATCGTGGTCGAGAACGCCAAGGTGCTGACGGTCGGCCAGGGCGCCGACACACGCCAGACCAGCCCGCAAATCGTGGAATCGGTCACCATCGAAGTCGATGGCGAGGGCGCGCAGAAGGTTGCGCTCGCTCGCACCGTGGGGACACTGTCGCTGTCGCTCAGGTCGTCCAGCCAGGGCGGCGCATCGGTCGACGGCGTGACGACCATCTCGGCCTTTGGCGGTTCAGTGGCTGCCGGTGTGGCTGAAGCCACGGGCGTGCTGTTCGAGACCGCCGCCCAGGAGCCGGAAGGGCCGAAATTCACGACAGTCATCGTGACGCGCGGTACCGAGCCGCAAAGTTATCAGGTCGTATCGCCTGACGAATGAAATGCCGGCAGGGGCGCCGGTTGGGGACAGTGCAATGTTGGGGTGGATGAGGAATTCAGGACTGCGAGCCGTGGCGACTGCGCTTCTGGTCGTTGGGATCGCTGGCTCGATGCTGCTTGCGCCGCATGGCGCGCAGGCCGCCAATGATGTCGTTCACATCACTTCGGCCAAGAACGCTTCGATCAGGCTCGCCAAGGGCAAGCCCAAGACCGTCAAGACCGACGTGCCCTTCTACGAAATCGTTATCGGCGATCCCGAGATCGCCAACGTCAATCCGCTGACAGACCGCTCCTTTTATGTGCTTGGCAACAATCTCGGCACGACCGGCATCGCTCTGTTCGACGAGAACAAGCAACTCGTCGGCACGATGGATATCGAGGTATCGCTCGACACCGATCGGCTGGCCAGCACTATCCGCGACAGCGTGCCCGGCTCCGACATCAAGGTAAGTTCGGCCAACGGCCGCGTGGTCCTGTCCGGTTCGGCCGAGGATGCCGTCGCCGTCGACAAGGCAACGCGGATCGCGACACGCTTTTCCGGCGAAGAGGAGATCATCAATTCCGTAAACATCTCGTCGTCGCAGCAGGTCCAGCTCAATGTCCGCTTCGTCGAGATCAACCGGCAGGTCGGCCAGGAGCTAGGCACCAAGATCGGCGTCCGTTATCTCGGCTCCGGCGGCGGTATCTTGTTCAACTCCAATCCGTCGGCGACCACTTCGCCTCCTGCGGCCCAACTCATCGGCACACTGCTGACCAACGGCGTTTCGATTGACGTCGCCATCAAGGCGCTGGAGGATCGTGGTGTCGCCCGCCGCCTCGCCGAGCCGAATCTGATTGCGCGCTCCGGCGAAAAGGCCAGCTTCCTCGCCGGTGGCGAGTTTCCGATCCCGGTCTCGGAGGAGGAGGGCAAGATCACCGTCGACTACAAGAAATTCGGCGTCAGCCTCGATTTCACGCCGACAGTTTTGAGCGACGGTCTTATCGCCCTCGACATCGAGCCCGAGGTTTCGTCGGTCGACACCTCGGCTTCCTACAATATCGGCAATATCTCCATTCCCGGCTTCGTTGTCCGGCGTGCGCGCACCTCGATCGATCTGAAGAGCGGCCAGAGCTTCATGATGGCCGGCCTGCTGCAGAGCGAAAATGACATGGTGCAGCAACGCGTGCCGGGGCTCGGCAAGTTGCCGATCCTTGGGCCGCTGTTCAGCTCCAGGGCCTACCAACGCCGCGAGACCGACCTGGTGATCATCGTCACGCCCTTCCTGGTCAAGCCGATCGATCCAACCAAGAAGCCGCTGGCGCCTACGGACGGCACGATGGCGGCGAGCAACGTCGATTATTTTCTGGGCAATGTGGAGGAGGTGAAGGCCGGCGCTCCGCGAAACGCGCTCACGCCGGCCGCGCCTGTCGCCTCCGTCGGCCACTTCCTTGATCTGCCGAAGGAATGAACATGCGCAAGCTTCCGGCCACAGCCCTGTTGGCGATCGTCGCTCTCTCCGCCGGATGCGCCACCGAGGAGACGGCGCGCATGGACGGCCTGACCGTCGGGGCCGGCAACGCCATGGCGGCCAATACGGTCATGCAGATGGTCGACCCTTGGCCGCGCGGCGTAGAGGACACCAACCTCATCGTGCCTGCCGATATGGGCCAGTACAGGACTGACGAAGCGGCCGCCGTCGCGGCGGAGCGCGTCGACAGTTCGATCGGCGACAAATGACCAATCGGACAACACGACATGGCAGCCACCGGTAACAGCAAGCGCATTCTCCTCGTCTCGACCGACAAAGCGTTCCTGCAGGACACCAAGGCGGCATTCGCCTCGTCCGAGAAGATCGATCTGGTCGTTGTCGAGAAGAATGTCGGCGAACTGCGTGCCGAGATCCAGGAAGCCGACTGCGGCGCGGTCATCATCGACATGGACGCCGCGAGGCTCGACGAGATCGATGCGCTCCAACGCATCACGCGCCGACTCGAAGGCCGCGCCCCGATCATCGTCGTCACTCAGGAATTCAACGCTGCGGCGGTGCGCATTCTGGTGCAACTCCAGATCGCTGATTTCCTGGTCAAGCCGATCACCACGGCCGACCTCGTACGCTCCTGCATTCGCGCGCTGCAGGGGCCGGGCCGCGAAGAGAACGCGGAATCGCAGATCTATACCTTCATGCCAGCCGCCGGCGGCGTCGGCACGACGACGCTGACCCTGCAGACGGCGTTCCAGTTGCACAACTCGATGACCCGCGGCGCCTCCACCTGCGTCGTCGACCTGAACTTCCAGCAGGGCTCCTGCGCCGAGTACCTCGATCTCGAGCCGCGCTTCGACATCACCGAGATCGAGAACCAGCCCGAGCGCCTCGACCGCCAGCTTCTCGACGTCATGCTGTCGAAGCATTCGAGCGGACTGTGCGTGCTCGCAGCACCCACCCGGCCGTCCGAAATGCGCACGTTCAACGCTGATGTCGTCGTGCGTATGCTCGACCTGGTATCGGCCTATTTCGACAATGTCGTCATCGACATGCCGCGCACCTGGTTCCCGTGGACCGAAACGGTGCTGCTTGGCTCCAACAAGCTCTACATAGTCGCCGAGATGACGGTGCCGTGCCTTCGCCACACGCAGCGTCTGATCCAGGCCGTTTACGAGACCGCCGGCAAGGAAGTGAAGCCGAATGTGATCGTCAATCGCTTCGAGCAACGCATGTTCGACACCGGCATCAAGCAGGCGGACGTTCAGGAGATACTCGGCGACCATTTTGTCGGCGGCATCTCGAACAATTACCGGCTGGTGCGCGAGGCGGTCGATCGCGGCGTGCCGCTGCACGAGATCGACCCCAATGCCAATGTCGTGAGCGATTTGAAGCGGATCATCCTGCCCGAGGAAGCGGCGGCCGCGGTCAAGAAGTCGCGCTCGCTATTCGGCATCGGCAAGGGACTGTTGAGGAAGGCCGGATGACCAGCCGTTTCTCCGCACTGCAGAATCGCGATGTAAGGCCCGAGCGCCCGCCGGAGCCGGCCGCCAGCCAGCAAATAGCGGTGGTTATCCCGACGACGCGCAAGCCCGCGCCGCCAAAGGCCGAGGTAGGGCCGGCCAAGCCGACCAAGGTGCTCGACGCGCGCGTGCGCATCCACCGCATGCTGATCGAGGAGATCAATCTGGTGGCGCTCGAGCGCCTGCCGCGCGACGAGATGCGCCGACAGGTGCACGATTTCGTGTCGGAGAAGACCCGGCAGGAGCGGCTGGCGATCAACGTCGCCGAACTCGACGCGCTGGTCGACGACATCGTCGATGAGATGGTCGGCCTCGGTCCGCTGGAACCGCTGCTCAAGGATCCGACCATCAACGACATCCTCATCAACGGCCACGAGAACTGTTTCGTCGAGCGTCGCGGCAAGCTGGAGCAAGTGCACATCCCGTTCAAGGACGAGGCGCATCTTCTGCGCATCATCAACAAGATCGTCGCGGCCGTCGGGCGGCGCGTCGACGAATCGCAGCCGATGGTCGATGCGCGCATGCTCGATGGCTCGCGCTTCAATGCTGCGATCCGTCCGGTCGGCGTCGACGGACCGCTGGTCTCCATCCGCAAATTCTCGAAGAACAAGCTCGGCCTGCACAAGCTCGTCGAGTTCGGCGCCATCACCCAGAACATGGCCGAAGTGCTCGCCGCCGCCGTCCACGCCCGCAAGACGACGATCATCTCGGGCGGCACCGGCACCGGCAAGACCACCATGCTGAACGCCCTGTCGGCTTTCATCCCGGAAGACGAGCGGCTGATCACCATCGAGGACGCCGCCGAACTGCAACTGCAGCAGCCGCATGTCGCGCGCATGGAGACGCGCCCCGCCAACATTGAAGGGCATGGCGAGTTGAAGCAGCGCGACCTCGTCAAGAATGCGCTTCGCATGCGGCCCGACCGGGTCATCCTCGGCGAATGCCGCGGCGAAGAGGCGTTCGACATGCTTCAGGCCATGAACACCGGCCATGAAGGGTCGATGGCGACCATCCACGCCAACACGCCTCGCGACGCCATCAGCCGCCTGGAGCAGATGCTCGGCATGACCGGCATGCCGATGACGGTGCAGTCGATCCGCAGCCAGATTGCCAGCGCCCTCGACATCATCGTGCAACTGACCCGCCTCTCCGACGGTAAGCGCAAGGTGACGAGCGTCGCCGAAGTCACCGGCATGGAAGGCGACGTCATCCAGATGCAGGAGATCTTCCGCTTCGTGCGCACCGGCATGGAGGCCGACGGAAAAATCCTCGGCCACTTCGAGGCGACCGGCATCCGCCCGCGATTCCTCGAGGACATGAAAGCGATGGGCATCGAGTTTCCGGGCAAATATTTCGAGCCCGGCCGGCCGCTGGAATAGCCGCAATGTTCGACGGTTTCAGCGCCATCTACCTGATCTACGCCGGCGCGGCGCTCACCGGTATCATGATCGCCGAGGCGTTTTATCTGCTCTACGCCGGCAGTAGTGATCGCCGCGCCGCGATCAACCGCCGCGTCAAGCTGCAGGAGAAGAAGCTCAGTCAGGAGCAAGTGCTGATCCAGCTTCGCAAGGAGCGCGGTCTGGAAAGCGCGCCGATGTTGTCGCTCGACCGCTTCCGTGCGCTGCGGACCCAGTCCGGCCTGATAACTCCGCTGCCGAAATTCCTCGCCATCACCAGCGGCGCGGCCGCCCTATCCGTCTTTGTGGCGATCTGGAAGGGGCTTCCCGTCATGTTCGGGCTCGCAGCTTTCCCGGTTCTTTGCCTTCTTATTCCTGTGATGACGCTGCGCTTCCTGCGCAAGCGTCGCCACAAGATGTTCGGCCTGCAGCTTCCCGAAGCCCTGGAACTGATTACGCGCAGCCTCAAGGCCGGCCATCCCGTTCCGGTCGCCATTTCCATGGTCGCCCGCGAAATGCCTGACCCAATCGGCACCGAGTTCGGCGTCGTCGCCGACGAGGTGACCTTCGGCTCGGACCTGGTTACGGCGCTGCATTCGCTGTTCGAGCGTGTCGGGCACGAGGATCTGCCGCTTTTCGTGACCGCAGTCTCGATCCAGAGCAGTTCCGGCGGAAATCTGCGCGAGATCCTCGACGGGCTTTCCTCCGTGATCCGCGAGCGCGGCAAGC is a window encoding:
- the cpaB gene encoding Flp pilus assembly protein CpaB, with amino-acid sequence MIGIAAVFGAISIFAADLWIKSEASARTTEVAAPLPAVPEVEFNTIVVATDPLRFGMPIDRAQLREIPWPQEALPQGSFSTIDALLAEGSRVVLSPIEINEPLLLAKLSGPNGRATLSNLLSPGMRAVTIRTDEIAGVGGFVTPGDRVDVVLTRDAGAISEVEKNAKGAAGSTITTEIVVENAKVLTVGQGADTRQTSPQIVESVTIEVDGEGAQKVALARTVGTLSLSLRSSSQGGASVDGVTTISAFGGSVAAGVAEATGVLFETAAQEPEGPKFTTVIVTRGTEPQSYQVVSPDE
- a CDS encoding type II secretion system F family protein; amino-acid sequence: MFDGFSAIYLIYAGAALTGIMIAEAFYLLYAGSSDRRAAINRRVKLQEKKLSQEQVLIQLRKERGLESAPMLSLDRFRALRTQSGLITPLPKFLAITSGAAALSVFVAIWKGLPVMFGLAAFPVLCLLIPVMTLRFLRKRRHKMFGLQLPEALELITRSLKAGHPVPVAISMVAREMPDPIGTEFGVVADEVTFGSDLVTALHSLFERVGHEDLPLFVTAVSIQSSSGGNLREILDGLSSVIRERGKLKRKVRAISTEGRMSAYILTAVPALLMTGVQVLMPQFYEDVWGEPMTWYLLGGSFVWLMIGNAMMFKMSNFKF
- a CDS encoding CpaF family protein, producing MTSRFSALQNRDVRPERPPEPAASQQIAVVIPTTRKPAPPKAEVGPAKPTKVLDARVRIHRMLIEEINLVALERLPRDEMRRQVHDFVSEKTRQERLAINVAELDALVDDIVDEMVGLGPLEPLLKDPTINDILINGHENCFVERRGKLEQVHIPFKDEAHLLRIINKIVAAVGRRVDESQPMVDARMLDGSRFNAAIRPVGVDGPLVSIRKFSKNKLGLHKLVEFGAITQNMAEVLAAAVHARKTTIISGGTGTGKTTMLNALSAFIPEDERLITIEDAAELQLQQPHVARMETRPANIEGHGELKQRDLVKNALRMRPDRVILGECRGEEAFDMLQAMNTGHEGSMATIHANTPRDAISRLEQMLGMTGMPMTVQSIRSQIASALDIIVQLTRLSDGKRKVTSVAEVTGMEGDVIQMQEIFRFVRTGMEADGKILGHFEATGIRPRFLEDMKAMGIEFPGKYFEPGRPLE
- a CDS encoding type II and III secretion system protein family protein yields the protein MLLAPHGAQAANDVVHITSAKNASIRLAKGKPKTVKTDVPFYEIVIGDPEIANVNPLTDRSFYVLGNNLGTTGIALFDENKQLVGTMDIEVSLDTDRLASTIRDSVPGSDIKVSSANGRVVLSGSAEDAVAVDKATRIATRFSGEEEIINSVNISSSQQVQLNVRFVEINRQVGQELGTKIGVRYLGSGGGILFNSNPSATTSPPAAQLIGTLLTNGVSIDVAIKALEDRGVARRLAEPNLIARSGEKASFLAGGEFPIPVSEEEGKITVDYKKFGVSLDFTPTVLSDGLIALDIEPEVSSVDTSASYNIGNISIPGFVVRRARTSIDLKSGQSFMMAGLLQSENDMVQQRVPGLGKLPILGPLFSSRAYQRRETDLVIIVTPFLVKPIDPTKKPLAPTDGTMAASNVDYFLGNVEEVKAGAPRNALTPAAPVASVGHFLDLPKE
- a CDS encoding response regulator, which gives rise to MAATGNSKRILLVSTDKAFLQDTKAAFASSEKIDLVVVEKNVGELRAEIQEADCGAVIIDMDAARLDEIDALQRITRRLEGRAPIIVVTQEFNAAAVRILVQLQIADFLVKPITTADLVRSCIRALQGPGREENAESQIYTFMPAAGGVGTTTLTLQTAFQLHNSMTRGASTCVVDLNFQQGSCAEYLDLEPRFDITEIENQPERLDRQLLDVMLSKHSSGLCVLAAPTRPSEMRTFNADVVVRMLDLVSAYFDNVVIDMPRTWFPWTETVLLGSNKLYIVAEMTVPCLRHTQRLIQAVYETAGKEVKPNVIVNRFEQRMFDTGIKQADVQEILGDHFVGGISNNYRLVREAVDRGVPLHEIDPNANVVSDLKRIILPEEAAAAVKKSRSLFGIGKGLLRKAG